TTGTACTTCCAAATGGTGATGTGCCTCTATGTATTAATGATGCATCTATTAGTGTTTTACTTGGTAATATGTTCAAAGATAGCATTGATAGTATAGCACTTGCAAAGAGTAAAATAATTTCTGAACATATGAATGGTAAGTTTTTTGGAGTTTGTAAAGATTGTGTGATATGGGATCAATTTGATTTGTGATTGTTTAGAGTAGATTAGAAATCGATTTTAGATATCAATTAGAATTTTCTAGGGGTTTCGATGAATATGAAATCAATGCCTCATGACGTTGAGGCTGAAAAAGCTTGTCTTGGTGCTGTGATAGTTGATAACGAGAAAATGTCGAAGATAATTGATATATTAAAAGAGGATCACTTTTATCTTGACAAGCATAAAGATATATTTAGAGCCATAATGGAATTATATGATGACAAAATCCCTATTGATATTATAACACTACAGAATAAACTTAAGGAAATGGGTAAACTTGAAGATATAGGTATTGCTTATTTGTCGTCTCTTTTGGATTCAATACCTGCTACTACTAACATTGAGTATTATGCTAGTATAATATATGAGAAGTATGTTTTGAGGTCTATAATAAGGGTTTCTTACGAGATTATAGACATTGCTATGAAGGAGAATGTTGATATAAATGAAGTAGTTGAGATGACAGAAAGAAAACTTTTGGAAGCCATAGATGTAAGAAGGCATTATGACTACTATAAGTTAAGAGACATAGTTGTTGAGACGCTAAAGGGAATACAGAGACTTGTTAAAGAAAAAACGTTGTATACTGGTATTCCTTCAGGATATAAGGCTATTGATGATATGACTGGTGGTTTTCAAAGAGGTGACTTGATAGTGATAGCTGGAAGACCAGGTATGGGAAAAACTGCTTTTGCTCTAAACCTATGTCTTAATATGGCTAAAGGTGATCCTGAAAGAGGAATACCTCCAAGAAGAGTTCTTATGTTTTCGCTTGAAATGACAAAAGAACAGCTTGTTCAAAGGTTATTGTCAAGTGAATCAAAAATTAATCAGAAGGACTTGAGAGAAGGTAGAATAAAAGAGTCTGATTGGGAAGCTTTACTTGAAGCTGCTATAAGGTTGTCATCTTTGGATATAATAATTGATGATACACCTTCTGCTTCTATAGTTGATATAAAATCTAAGTCGAGGAAGATATTTGCAAAGGAAAAAGGTGTGGATGCGATAGTTATTGATTATTTACAGTCAATAGAAGTTCCAAAAGGTGTATCTGTAATAAGAAGTAGGAATGAAGAAATAGGTTTTGTATCTCGAAGTCTGAAGGCATTAGCGAAAGAATTAAATGTGCCTGTTATAGTATTATCTCAGTTGTCAAGAAGTGTTGAGAAAAGAATTGATAAGAGACCTATACTTTCAGACTTGAGAGAGAGTGGTAACATCGAGCAGGATGCAGATATCGTTGCTTTTTTGTACAGGGATGAGTACTACAATCCTTCAACTGATAAGAAAAATTTGGTTGAAGTAATAATAGCAAAGCAAAGAAATGGGCCTGTTGGAACTGTTGAGCTTATGTTTATAAAAGAAACAAGTAAGTTTGAAAATTTATCTAGCGCAGATTTTTCTTATCAAAATCTACCTTCTTCAGTTTCAAGCTATGATTCAGATGATGATGATTTTGAGGAAGAAGAATGAGTTCTGTAGTGTTTGAGGGAGTTTATTTTTCTTATGCAAACAGAAAATATATATTTGAGGACTTAAGTCTGAGTTTTGAAGATTACGGTATAACTTGTATAGTGTCTGACCCTGGTAAAGGTAAAAGTACTTTGCTAAAACTAATCAAAGGTATTCTTAAACCAACTAGAGGAAGAATTGTTGTTTTGGATATTGATTTGTCTAATGCTACAAAGTCAACACTCATTAAGTTACATTCAAGAGTTTCTATACACTTTCAGGATACTTTTTTGATAAGTAATGCTGATGTATACAGCAACTTGACGTTACCTCTTCTTTACAATACTTCTCTATCTAAAAGAGAAATAGATTATGAAGTTGATAAAGCATTGGATCTGTTTGGGATTAAGAATATAAAATATGAAATGTCTTTTGAGCTTAGTCCTACCGAAGCTAAACTAGTTTCTTTATCTAGAGCATTTTTAAACAATCCTAGATTAGTACTTTTAGATGAACCGTTTGCTTTACTTGACAGTTACTATAGGGCAAGACTTTTAGAAGTTATAGAAGAGTTTAAAGGTAAATCGAAAATAATATTTACGACTTCGGAAGAAGTACTCGCTATGTCTTCAGAGTCAGTTCTTTATGTATTAAGTATAGAGAATTCTAAAAAGATATATTATATTCACAAAAGTGGTGATCTATTGGAAGAATAGTAGATTGAGATGGCTATTTGCTAGAGAGATTGATATTATTTTAATCTCACATGTACTCCATTTGAATGTAGGTATTCTTTTAGATCCTGTATATCGATCTCTCTGAAATGGAATACGGATGCTGCTAATGCTGCAGTACAAGTTGTCTTTGTAAAAACTTCTAGAAAGTGCTCTTTTTTACCTGCTCCCCCTGATGCTATTACTGGTATTTTTACGTTTTTTGATACTTCTTTCAGTATTTCAATATCATAACCATCTTTTGTACCATCAGCATCTATGCTGGTAAGTAATATTTCTCCTGCTCCTAATTTTTCAACTTCTATAGCCCATTCTATTGTTTCAAGACTAGTTTCTTCTCTACCTCCTTTTATAAATACTTTATGTCTTCCATTGACTTTTTTTGTATCAATAGCAACTACTATACATTGAGAACCAAACTTTTCTGCACCTTCTGATATTAGTCTGGGATTTTTTACTGCGGATGTATTGATTGAAACTTTATCTGCTCCTGCGAGTAACATCTCTCTGATGTCCTCAATAGTTCTAATCCCTCCACCTATAGTGAAAGGTATTGAGATATTGTCTGCTACTTTTCTTGCAACTTCAACTAGAGTATGTCTTTCTTCATAAGAGGCGGTTATGTC
This genomic window from Brevinematales bacterium contains:
- the dnaB gene encoding replicative DNA helicase — protein: MNMKSMPHDVEAEKACLGAVIVDNEKMSKIIDILKEDHFYLDKHKDIFRAIMELYDDKIPIDIITLQNKLKEMGKLEDIGIAYLSSLLDSIPATTNIEYYASIIYEKYVLRSIIRVSYEIIDIAMKENVDINEVVEMTERKLLEAIDVRRHYDYYKLRDIVVETLKGIQRLVKEKTLYTGIPSGYKAIDDMTGGFQRGDLIVIAGRPGMGKTAFALNLCLNMAKGDPERGIPPRRVLMFSLEMTKEQLVQRLLSSESKINQKDLREGRIKESDWEALLEAAIRLSSLDIIIDDTPSASIVDIKSKSRKIFAKEKGVDAIVIDYLQSIEVPKGVSVIRSRNEEIGFVSRSLKALAKELNVPVIVLSQLSRSVEKRIDKRPILSDLRESGNIEQDADIVAFLYRDEYYNPSTDKKNLVEVIIAKQRNGPVGTVELMFIKETSKFENLSSADFSYQNLPSSVSSYDSDDDDFEEEE
- a CDS encoding energy-coupling factor ABC transporter ATP-binding protein, which translates into the protein MSSVVFEGVYFSYANRKYIFEDLSLSFEDYGITCIVSDPGKGKSTLLKLIKGILKPTRGRIVVLDIDLSNATKSTLIKLHSRVSIHFQDTFLISNADVYSNLTLPLLYNTSLSKREIDYEVDKALDLFGIKNIKYEMSFELSPTEAKLVSLSRAFLNNPRLVLLDEPFALLDSYYRARLLEVIEEFKGKSKIIFTTSEEVLAMSSESVLYVLSIENSKKIYYIHKSGDLLEE
- the hisF gene encoding imidazole glycerol phosphate synthase subunit HisF yields the protein MLAKRIIPCLDIDKGRVVKGVKFAKIIDAGDPVENAIVYNNNGADEIVFLDITASYEERHTLVEVARKVADNISIPFTIGGGIRTIEDIREMLLAGADKVSINTSAVKNPRLISEGAEKFGSQCIVVAIDTKKVNGRHKVFIKGGREETSLETIEWAIEVEKLGAGEILLTSIDADGTKDGYDIEILKEVSKNVKIPVIASGGAGKKEHFLEVFTKTTCTAALAASVFHFREIDIQDLKEYLHSNGVHVRLK